In one Hymenobacter sp. DG25B genomic region, the following are encoded:
- a CDS encoding MFS transporter, with protein sequence MPASLSPSVDAPKATLWTPFTYSLFRAIWIASVVSNIGTWMQNVAGVWLVTTLTTSALLVALMQTATSLPSFLLSLPAGAMGDLIDRRKLLLFTQGFMAVVALWLGTLALMGEISALGVLGFTFLLGIGAALNGPIWQTVTIELVPRQALPFAITLNGVSNNIARAVGPAIGGAIIAYYSPGWVFLLNGLSFLGTWAVVYSWKRNPEVATGPAENFTGALRAGLRYVQYSPAIYAVLVRTFAFSFGASAMWALLSVVVARRLHLSSGHYGIMLSWLGAGAVAGAFLMGRAGHRLNFNQRVLLGTLVFVGTNVALALLTSVYLLYPVMFLSGIAWLMVMTSFSTTVQLHVPKWVQARVVSIYMLLFQAGLALGSVAWGELADRTSLELSLLLTAGWMLVSMLLALPFPMRSAEGLDLAPAEHWPDPEVQGDIDPDDGPVVVMIEYHVPAASWPAFRQAATQLTRLRLRDGALRAGVFADVAQPEKITEFFYVATWGEHERQHHRFTREDVAVEARVRQFHTGPEPPRVTHFLAFPKTINVEVATSV encoded by the coding sequence ATGCCTGCTTCGCTTTCCCCTTCTGTTGACGCGCCCAAAGCCACGCTCTGGACGCCCTTCACTTACTCGCTGTTTCGGGCCATCTGGATTGCCTCCGTGGTGTCCAACATTGGCACCTGGATGCAGAATGTGGCGGGCGTTTGGCTGGTGACTACCCTTACTACCTCGGCGCTGCTGGTAGCCCTCATGCAAACCGCCACCAGTCTGCCCTCCTTCCTGCTCAGCCTGCCCGCCGGTGCCATGGGCGACCTGATTGACCGGCGCAAGCTGCTGCTCTTCACCCAGGGTTTTATGGCGGTGGTGGCCCTGTGGCTGGGCACGCTGGCGCTTATGGGGGAGATATCGGCGCTGGGGGTGCTGGGCTTCACGTTTCTGCTGGGCATTGGGGCGGCCCTGAACGGCCCTATCTGGCAAACGGTAACCATTGAGCTGGTGCCCCGGCAGGCACTGCCTTTTGCCATCACGCTGAACGGAGTCAGCAATAACATTGCCCGGGCCGTGGGGCCTGCTATTGGCGGGGCCATTATTGCCTACTACTCGCCGGGGTGGGTGTTTCTGCTGAACGGGCTGTCGTTTCTGGGAACCTGGGCCGTGGTGTATAGCTGGAAGCGCAACCCCGAGGTAGCCACCGGGCCGGCCGAGAACTTTACGGGTGCGCTGCGGGCCGGGCTGCGCTACGTGCAGTACTCGCCGGCTATTTATGCCGTGCTGGTGCGCACATTTGCCTTTTCCTTCGGGGCCAGTGCCATGTGGGCCCTGCTCTCGGTGGTAGTGGCGCGCCGGCTGCACCTCAGCTCCGGGCACTACGGTATTATGCTCTCCTGGCTGGGTGCGGGCGCGGTGGCCGGGGCCTTTCTGATGGGCCGCGCGGGGCATCGGCTCAACTTCAACCAGCGGGTGCTGCTGGGCACGCTGGTTTTTGTGGGCACCAACGTGGCCCTGGCGCTGCTTACCTCGGTGTACCTGCTTTACCCGGTAATGTTCCTCTCCGGCATTGCCTGGCTGATGGTGATGACGAGCTTCAGTACCACCGTGCAGCTGCACGTGCCCAAGTGGGTGCAGGCGCGGGTGGTTAGTATTTACATGCTGCTGTTTCAGGCGGGGCTGGCGCTGGGCAGCGTGGCCTGGGGCGAGCTGGCCGACCGCACCAGCCTGGAGCTTTCCCTGCTGCTCACGGCCGGCTGGATGCTGGTGAGCATGCTGCTGGCGCTGCCCTTTCCCATGCGCTCAGCCGAGGGGCTGGACCTGGCCCCCGCCGAGCACTGGCCCGACCCCGAAGTGCAGGGCGACATTGACCCCGACGATGGTCCCGTGGTGGTCATGATAGAATACCACGTGCCGGCTGCCAGCTGGCCGGCGTTCCGGCAGGCCGCCACCCAGCTCACGCGCCTGCGCCTCCGCGACGGTGCCCTGCGCGCCGGCGTGTTTGCCGATGTGGCCCAACCTGAAAAGATTACCGAGTTCTTCTACGTGGCTACCTGGGGCGAGCATGAGCGCCAGCACCACCGCTTCACCCGCGAGGACGTGGCCGTGGAAGCCCGGGTGCGCCAGTTCCATACCGGTCCTGAGCCGCCCCGCGTCACCCACTTCCTGGCTTTCCCCAAAACTATAAATGTAGAAGTGGCTACGTCGGTGTAG
- a CDS encoding STAS/SEC14 domain-containing protein has product MSKLKPATIYFENAAGRLLEEPAGFMRTIWGSGPRRPEDTRAVFTHMMLALQRHGWSRILIDQRPMQPFTAEEQTWITQEWMPRAVSEGGYRHGAVIVSPNVMVRLATAYITTQVMGLPLQYRSFETEAEALAWLLQQPAAPQL; this is encoded by the coding sequence ATGAGCAAGCTGAAGCCCGCCACTATCTATTTTGAGAATGCCGCCGGGCGCCTGCTGGAAGAGCCTGCTGGGTTTATGCGTACCATTTGGGGCAGCGGCCCCCGCCGGCCCGAAGATACCCGGGCTGTGTTTACGCACATGATGCTGGCCCTGCAGCGGCACGGCTGGAGCCGCATCCTGATTGACCAACGCCCGATGCAGCCCTTCACGGCGGAGGAGCAAACCTGGATAACCCAGGAGTGGATGCCCCGGGCGGTGTCCGAGGGCGGCTACCGCCACGGCGCGGTCATCGTTTCGCCCAATGTTATGGTGCGCCTGGCCACCGCCTATATTACCACCCAGGTAATGGGGCTGCCCCTGCAGTACCGCTCTTTCGAAACGGAGGCCGAGGCTCTGGCCTGGCTTCTGCAGCAGCCCGCCGCCCCGCAGCTGTAA
- a CDS encoding BlaI/MecI/CopY family transcriptional regulator has protein sequence MERLTQPEEEAMQVLWQLGGGFIKDVLERLPAPPPPYTTLASTIRNLERKGYLQSEKLGNTYRFTPRIAAEDYRKRFMSTFVGDYFKNSYKELVSFFAQDQKISAQELQEIIEMIERQKPPQP, from the coding sequence ATGGAACGACTCACACAACCCGAAGAAGAAGCTATGCAGGTGCTCTGGCAGCTGGGCGGAGGCTTTATCAAGGACGTGCTAGAACGGCTGCCCGCGCCCCCGCCGCCTTACACCACGCTGGCTTCCACCATCCGCAACCTGGAGCGCAAAGGCTACCTGCAGAGCGAGAAGCTGGGCAACACCTACCGCTTCACGCCGCGTATTGCCGCCGAGGACTACCGCAAGCGGTTTATGAGCACGTTTGTGGGCGACTATTTCAAGAACTCCTACAAAGAACTGGTGTCGTTTTTTGCCCAGGACCAGAAAATCAGCGCCCAGGAGCTGCAGGAAATCATTGAGATGATTGAACGCCAAAAGCCCCCGCAGCCATGA
- a CDS encoding VOC family protein, producing MFQGLRTVVYPVGNLTKAKAWYSAALGQEPYFDEPFYVGFNVGGYELGLVPDAPVAGQAGPIAYWGVPDAAAAFARLVELGAQPHEDVHDVGGGILLGTVQDPFANLLGVIQNPHFALP from the coding sequence ATGTTTCAAGGCTTACGCACCGTTGTCTATCCGGTCGGTAATCTGACTAAAGCCAAAGCGTGGTATAGCGCCGCGCTGGGGCAGGAGCCCTATTTTGACGAGCCCTTTTATGTGGGCTTCAATGTGGGCGGCTACGAGCTGGGCCTGGTGCCCGACGCACCTGTAGCCGGGCAGGCGGGCCCCATAGCCTACTGGGGCGTGCCCGATGCCGCCGCGGCCTTTGCCCGGCTGGTGGAGCTGGGCGCCCAGCCCCACGAAGACGTGCACGACGTGGGCGGCGGCATTCTGCTGGGCACCGTGCAGGACCCATTTGCCAACTTACTGGGTGTTATTCAGAATCCGCATTTCGCGCTGCCGTAG
- a CDS encoding M56 family metallopeptidase: MMPDVLVYLLKANAALLLLLGLYYALLRRLTFHQLNRAYLLGAGAFSLFYPLLDVSALLVRPVQLSAVALPEWALLVGDGTAKAMPAAAAGPDYGLWLLGLYWAGVAFMLLRLLLQGASLAGVHRASRPAMAAGVPFRQVAAEVNPFSFWQTIYLNPDQHGATELPAILLHEQVHVRQWHTLDVLLAHLQRIMGWFSPGTWLLLRAVQENLEFITDEEVLRAGRLDARQYQYSLVRLSTLAPGPALVTPFSFITLKNRIRMMNSPASARKQAARYLLALPLALGLLSFSAPEAASAMLTPTVAAAPAGEDIEKPTTISHLPPAALAHIVKEYPGYRLIGVSELRAPDGSNLRYKAEIAVGRRPKQLVFTEKGEPVAAVAAPEPLYYVDGKLMPKSEVDKLDPKTISSMNVLKGETARKTFGDKAIHGVIVIITKENINSAEVQRFIKKHSITFNQTNPEDEQILNSIAEGRGVPAAVLRGKLLIINDQEATAEQATMGKEKIEMVLLMDAEQATKKYGQKGRQGAIIIKTK; encoded by the coding sequence ATGATGCCGGACGTGCTGGTTTATCTGCTGAAGGCCAACGCGGCCTTGCTGCTTCTGCTGGGCTTGTATTACGCGCTGCTCCGCCGCCTCACGTTTCACCAGCTTAACCGGGCGTATCTGCTGGGCGCGGGCGCATTTTCCCTATTTTACCCGCTGCTGGATGTTTCGGCGCTGCTGGTGCGGCCGGTGCAGCTGAGCGCGGTAGCACTGCCGGAATGGGCCCTGCTGGTGGGCGACGGTACCGCCAAGGCCATGCCCGCCGCTGCCGCGGGACCTGATTATGGGCTCTGGCTGCTGGGGCTGTACTGGGCGGGCGTAGCCTTCATGCTGTTGCGCCTGCTGCTGCAGGGTGCTTCGCTGGCCGGGGTGCACCGTGCCTCGCGCCCGGCCATGGCCGCCGGGGTGCCTTTCCGCCAGGTGGCTGCCGAGGTGAATCCGTTTTCCTTCTGGCAAACGATTTACCTGAACCCCGACCAGCACGGCGCTACAGAATTGCCGGCCATTCTGCTGCACGAGCAGGTGCACGTGCGCCAGTGGCACACGCTGGATGTGCTGCTGGCTCATCTGCAGCGTATTATGGGCTGGTTTAGCCCCGGCACGTGGCTGCTGCTGCGGGCCGTGCAGGAAAACCTGGAGTTCATTACGGATGAGGAAGTGCTGCGCGCCGGCCGCCTCGATGCCCGACAGTATCAATACAGCCTCGTGCGGCTGAGCACCCTGGCGCCGGGCCCGGCACTGGTAACGCCCTTCTCCTTTATCACTCTCAAAAACCGTATTCGCATGATGAATTCTCCCGCTTCTGCCCGCAAACAAGCCGCCCGCTATCTGCTGGCGCTGCCCCTGGCCCTGGGCCTGCTGAGCTTCTCAGCCCCGGAGGCTGCCTCTGCCATGCTCACGCCCACTGTGGCCGCGGCACCGGCCGGCGAGGATATTGAAAAGCCCACTACTATCAGTCACTTGCCCCCGGCGGCGCTGGCGCATATCGTAAAGGAATATCCCGGCTACCGTCTTATTGGCGTGTCGGAGTTGCGCGCGCCTGATGGGAGCAACCTGCGCTATAAGGCTGAAATTGCTGTTGGTCGTCGGCCCAAGCAACTGGTCTTTACGGAGAAGGGCGAGCCGGTAGCGGCCGTAGCGGCGCCGGAGCCCCTGTATTACGTGGATGGCAAGCTCATGCCCAAAAGCGAGGTGGATAAGCTGGATCCAAAAACTATCAGCAGCATGAATGTGCTAAAGGGCGAAACCGCCCGCAAAACCTTCGGCGACAAGGCCATTCATGGAGTAATCGTCATTATCACTAAAGAAAACATCAACTCCGCCGAAGTACAGCGTTTCATTAAAAAGCATAGCATAACGTTTAATCAGACTAATCCTGAAGATGAACAAATCCTAAATTCCATAGCGGAGGGCCGGGGTGTTCCTGCCGCAGTATTACGCGGTAAGCTGCTGATAATTAATGACCAGGAAGCTACGGCCGAGCAGGCCACCATGGGGAAAGAGAAGATAGAAATGGTGCTGTTGATGGATGCCGAGCAGGCCACGAAAAAGTATGGCCAAAAGGGCCGGCAAGGCGCTATCATCATTAAAACGAAATAG
- a CDS encoding T9SS type A sorting domain-containing protein produces MKNLYLLFLLAFGVVPLAWGQQPTTPGPGQLLLHTCQPGGAMQLVDIPATFKFPPRTGSGREALPPQVRIIYLIPTDRTYNPTYATAIGNAALHVQSFYQQQMGNTKTFTLREPVVEVYQTPHDAAWYQTNPNGNNFAQFFYNVAQDGFAAVNGMYYDPQNVYVFYIDAEAACGQCGGCGGGGIVVMDSNDFKGLLNLPTTRYCPTDPEPPHYAPCLYVGRLAHEMGHAFGLPHPPGCDDGLPTCDYSDLLYLGYVDYPNTYISQAEKDTLNQSPFFTPQPLKVPPTGCDVLTSARRQAASIMQSISPNPAQGTATVHLRALSRKTTLTLTDALGREVRQYPVGARATEATLDLQGLNPGLYLLRTGASSQRLLVK; encoded by the coding sequence ATGAAAAACCTGTACTTACTTTTCCTGCTGGCTTTTGGAGTAGTTCCGCTGGCCTGGGGCCAGCAGCCTACTACTCCCGGCCCCGGGCAGCTGCTGCTGCACACTTGCCAGCCCGGCGGCGCCATGCAGCTGGTAGATATTCCCGCCACGTTTAAGTTTCCTCCCCGCACCGGCAGCGGGCGCGAGGCGCTTCCCCCGCAGGTGCGGATCATTTACCTAATCCCCACCGACCGGACCTACAACCCCACCTACGCCACGGCAATAGGCAACGCGGCCCTGCACGTGCAAAGCTTTTATCAGCAGCAAATGGGCAACACCAAAACCTTTACGCTGCGGGAGCCGGTGGTGGAAGTTTACCAGACCCCGCACGATGCGGCCTGGTACCAGACCAACCCCAATGGCAACAACTTTGCGCAGTTCTTCTATAATGTGGCCCAGGATGGGTTTGCGGCCGTGAACGGCATGTACTACGACCCGCAGAACGTGTACGTATTCTACATAGATGCCGAAGCGGCCTGCGGGCAGTGCGGTGGCTGCGGGGGTGGTGGAATAGTGGTGATGGATTCCAACGATTTCAAAGGCCTGCTCAACCTGCCTACCACCCGCTATTGCCCCACCGACCCCGAGCCGCCCCATTATGCGCCCTGCCTGTACGTGGGGCGCCTGGCGCACGAGATGGGCCATGCCTTTGGCCTGCCCCACCCTCCCGGCTGCGACGACGGCCTGCCCACCTGCGACTACAGCGACCTGCTGTATCTGGGCTATGTCGACTACCCCAACACCTACATTAGCCAGGCGGAGAAAGACACCCTCAACCAGAGCCCCTTCTTTACGCCGCAGCCTCTGAAAGTGCCGCCCACGGGCTGCGATGTGCTGACGAGTGCCCGCCGGCAGGCCGCTTCCATCATGCAGAGCATCAGCCCCAACCCGGCGCAGGGCACCGCCACGGTGCATTTGCGGGCCCTCAGCCGCAAAACCACGCTTACCCTAACCGATGCCCTGGGCCGGGAAGTGCGCCAATATCCGGTAGGTGCCCGGGCCACCGAGGCCACGCTGGACCTGCAGGGCTTAAACCCCGGGCTATACCTGCTGCGCACCGGCGCCAGCAGCCAACGCCTGCTGGTAAAATAA
- a CDS encoding DUF5694 domain-containing protein yields MARLLPGLICLAGLASCTAAHTPTPTPATATAGRPTEIWLFASPHLGQLYKQNQPQTDVLTPRRQAELRALQDQLQRFRPDAIMVEELPGQQARIDSLYQRYRKGQLMLDSLPDGRSEVFQLGFALGKRLGISRIYCVNAPGGTSQSILNQGTNLALYEQATAEHRQFYKPVVEQFESGTITLGGLYSFLNSPAFLQQLHTLVYRTPARVTDGTLKPDPMVDAAFISPHHVGAEFISVFYNRDLKVYSNIVTTQLATGSARILTIIGGRHVASLKGIFATDPAYRVVPAAYLRHK; encoded by the coding sequence ATGGCCCGATTATTACCTGGTTTGATCTGCTTGGCCGGCCTGGCTAGCTGTACGGCTGCGCATACCCCCACCCCTACTCCCGCCACGGCTACTGCCGGGCGCCCCACTGAAATATGGCTGTTTGCCTCGCCCCACCTGGGGCAACTCTACAAGCAAAATCAACCCCAAACGGATGTGCTCACGCCCCGGCGGCAGGCTGAGTTGCGCGCCCTGCAGGACCAGCTGCAGCGCTTCCGCCCCGATGCCATTATGGTGGAAGAGCTACCCGGGCAGCAGGCGCGCATCGACAGTCTGTACCAGCGCTACCGGAAGGGTCAGCTGATGCTGGATAGCCTCCCCGATGGGCGCTCGGAAGTATTTCAGCTGGGCTTTGCGCTGGGCAAGCGCCTGGGCATCAGCCGCATTTATTGCGTAAACGCCCCGGGCGGCACCTCGCAGAGTATTCTAAACCAGGGCACTAACCTGGCGCTGTATGAGCAGGCCACCGCAGAGCACCGGCAGTTTTACAAGCCCGTAGTAGAGCAGTTTGAAAGCGGCACTATCACGCTTGGCGGCCTGTACTCCTTTCTCAACAGTCCGGCTTTTCTGCAGCAGCTGCACACGCTGGTGTACCGCACCCCCGCCCGGGTAACCGACGGCACCCTAAAGCCCGACCCCATGGTAGATGCCGCCTTCATTAGCCCGCACCACGTGGGGGCGGAGTTCATTTCCGTGTTTTATAACCGCGACCTGAAGGTGTATTCCAACATTGTAACCACGCAGCTGGCTACCGGCAGCGCCCGGATTCTTACCATCATCGGGGGCCGGCACGTGGCGTCTTTGAAAGGCATTTTCGCTACGGACCCCGCCTACCGGGTAGTGCCGGCGGCGTATCTCAGGCACAAGTAG
- a CDS encoding alpha-amylase domain-containing protein — protein sequence MKKLVAAALLGLSAMGTLVSSCTKDAAVPAGAPAVLAAPGTQNAVATNGVMLQGFYWNTPTTTAAGTWWQNLGSKAQELSDAGITAVWLPPAYKGGSASDVGYGVYDRYDLGEFNQKGTVATRYGTISQLQSAITSLHGKGIQVYEDMVMNHLTWADAQETVNGNTVYTKFNYPGRGATYSSYRWSSANFTGTQQAPNNGWYQWKSWDFQPYANNDAYDNLLGSEIQYNGNSANQTETINWGNWITTKLNLDGYRLDATKHIYTPYVNQWLDAVKGTRFAVSEAWFRNLTDLNNYAASTGGRTSLFDVPLHYTFQDMSNGNGAWDMRGLQFAGFTEANGPLSVSFVDNHDTDQQGGALYSPVVNLKMLAYAYILTRAKGYPCVFYRDYYEYGLGAQIKKLISIRKANAYGAGNEYTSINDADLYAYSRAGDATHAGLLLLLNDGSAARSKGITTPFKSATLTDKTGNNTSTVTTDANGYGVFPVNARSYSAWVPGTGTTTPPPTSTTTAVTFNVTYSNTVTGQDVYIIGSTAQLGSWNTANAIKLSGAAYPKWSGTVNLTSGTAVQYKYIRKDAAGNVLWEGGANRAFTPSGTSLTRTDTWQ from the coding sequence ATGAAAAAACTTGTTGCGGCGGCCCTACTAGGGCTGTCAGCCATGGGCACGCTTGTGTCCTCCTGCACCAAAGATGCGGCCGTACCAGCCGGGGCACCAGCGGTATTGGCAGCCCCCGGCACGCAGAATGCCGTAGCCACCAACGGCGTAATGCTGCAGGGCTTTTATTGGAACACGCCTACTACCACCGCAGCGGGCACATGGTGGCAAAACCTGGGCAGCAAAGCTCAGGAGCTGAGCGACGCCGGTATTACGGCCGTGTGGCTACCCCCGGCTTACAAAGGCGGCAGTGCCAGTGATGTGGGCTACGGGGTGTACGACCGGTACGACCTGGGCGAGTTCAACCAGAAAGGCACGGTGGCTACCCGCTACGGCACCATCAGCCAGCTACAATCAGCCATTACCTCCTTGCACGGCAAAGGAATTCAGGTGTACGAGGACATGGTGATGAACCACCTCACCTGGGCCGACGCGCAGGAAACGGTGAACGGCAACACCGTTTACACCAAGTTTAACTACCCGGGCCGTGGCGCTACCTACAGCTCCTATCGGTGGAGCTCGGCCAACTTTACCGGTACCCAGCAGGCCCCCAACAACGGCTGGTACCAGTGGAAAAGCTGGGACTTTCAGCCCTACGCCAATAACGATGCCTACGACAACCTGCTGGGCTCGGAAATTCAGTACAACGGCAACTCCGCCAACCAGACGGAAACCATCAACTGGGGTAATTGGATTACCACCAAGCTGAACCTGGACGGCTACCGCCTGGATGCCACCAAGCACATTTACACGCCCTACGTAAACCAGTGGCTGGATGCAGTGAAGGGTACCCGCTTTGCCGTGAGTGAGGCCTGGTTCCGCAACCTCACGGACCTGAACAACTACGCCGCCAGCACCGGCGGGCGCACCAGCCTCTTCGATGTGCCTCTGCACTACACGTTCCAGGACATGAGCAACGGTAATGGCGCCTGGGATATGCGCGGGCTGCAGTTTGCCGGTTTCACGGAGGCCAACGGGCCCCTGTCCGTATCCTTCGTGGATAACCATGATACCGACCAGCAGGGCGGCGCCCTGTACTCGCCGGTGGTGAACCTCAAGATGCTGGCCTATGCCTACATCCTGACCCGGGCCAAAGGCTACCCCTGCGTGTTCTACCGCGACTATTACGAGTACGGCCTGGGCGCCCAGATCAAAAAGCTCATCAGCATCCGCAAAGCCAACGCCTACGGGGCCGGCAATGAGTACACCAGCATCAACGATGCCGACCTTTATGCCTACTCCCGCGCCGGCGACGCCACGCACGCGGGCCTGCTGCTTCTGCTGAATGATGGCAGCGCCGCGCGCAGCAAAGGCATTACCACGCCCTTTAAAAGCGCCACCCTCACCGACAAAACCGGCAACAATACCAGCACTGTTACCACCGATGCCAATGGCTACGGCGTATTCCCGGTAAATGCCCGCAGCTACTCGGCCTGGGTACCCGGCACCGGCACCACCACGCCGCCCCCTACCAGCACTACCACGGCCGTTACTTTTAACGTGACCTACAGCAACACGGTAACGGGCCAGGACGTGTACATTATTGGCAGCACGGCCCAGCTGGGCAGCTGGAACACGGCTAACGCCATTAAGCTGAGCGGGGCCGCCTACCCCAAATGGAGCGGCACCGTAAACCTGACCAGCGGCACCGCCGTGCAGTATAAGTACATCCGGAAAGATGCCGCCGGCAACGTGTTGTGGGAAGGTGGCGCTAACCGCGCCTTCACGCCCTCGGGCACCAGCTTGACGCGTACCGACACCTGGCAATAG
- a CDS encoding M13 family metallopeptidase: MFRTSAFLLTLGTAAGLVLSGCASSTPVATATEPTTAPATATAVTASAGPVLPGVGLDPANIDKSVSPCDDFFQYASGTWLKNNPIPAAESRWSSWNTLINQNEAVMRSILEESAANTSATKGSNLQKVGDYYASSMDSMAIEKAGLKYLQPELARIAAVKDLKGLQTALVRAQRLQTRSVFGLGVNQDRKKSDEYALYLSQGGLTLPDRDYYLKDDARSKGIRTAYTTYLTNTFKMLGETPANAAKNAATVLRIETRLAKASKDRVALRDPYANYNKMTVAEASRLYPNLGLTAMLPSLGLSSAKEVIVGQPDFLKEANMALKQESLADWKTYLRAHLVNSVSSALPKAYVDESFRFQQVLSGAKEQQPRWKRMLRATDGALGEAFGQLYVDKAFTPETKVKAQEMVANIKEAMGEHIRGLEWMSAATKEEALKKLNAFTVKIGYPDKWKDYSALNISRESYLKNMLAAREWESKDNLSRYGKPIDRSVWGMTPPTVNAYYNSSLNEIVFPAGIMQPPFFDPKADDAVNYGGMGAVIGHEITHGFDDRGRQSDAQGNLRDWWTKEDADEFTKRADMVGAQYSAFQPLDSVFVNGKLTMGENLADFGGLALAYSALEKQLQKQHGNGPRPQYDGFSPEQRFFLAWAQVWRTNARPEYIRQQVQTDPHSPAQYRTNGPLMNMPEFYEAFGCKDQGKMVRAQNERARIW, from the coding sequence ATGTTTCGTACTAGTGCTTTTCTTTTAACGCTGGGTACAGCTGCTGGCTTGGTGCTGTCGGGCTGTGCCAGCAGCACGCCGGTGGCCACGGCCACCGAACCCACAACGGCGCCGGCCACGGCTACCGCAGTTACGGCCTCGGCGGGCCCGGTGCTGCCCGGCGTGGGCCTCGACCCCGCCAACATCGACAAGTCGGTGTCGCCCTGCGACGACTTCTTCCAGTATGCTTCCGGCACCTGGCTGAAGAACAACCCTATTCCGGCCGCTGAGTCGCGCTGGAGCTCCTGGAATACGCTCATCAACCAGAATGAAGCCGTGATGCGCAGCATTCTGGAGGAATCGGCGGCCAATACCTCGGCTACCAAAGGCTCTAATCTGCAGAAGGTAGGCGACTACTACGCTTCTTCCATGGACTCCATGGCCATCGAGAAAGCCGGCCTGAAGTATCTGCAGCCCGAGCTGGCCCGTATTGCGGCCGTGAAGGATCTGAAAGGCCTGCAAACGGCTTTGGTACGGGCCCAGCGCCTGCAAACCCGTTCAGTATTTGGCCTGGGCGTGAACCAGGACCGCAAAAAGAGCGACGAGTACGCGCTGTACCTGAGCCAGGGCGGCCTCACGCTGCCCGACCGCGACTATTATCTGAAGGATGATGCCCGCTCCAAAGGCATCCGCACGGCTTACACCACTTACCTCACCAACACCTTCAAAATGTTGGGCGAGACGCCGGCTAACGCTGCCAAAAACGCGGCTACGGTACTGCGCATTGAGACGCGCCTGGCCAAAGCCAGCAAAGACCGGGTAGCCCTGCGCGACCCCTACGCCAACTACAACAAGATGACGGTGGCCGAGGCCAGCCGCCTGTATCCTAACCTGGGCCTCACGGCCATGCTGCCCTCTTTGGGCCTGAGCTCGGCTAAGGAAGTAATTGTGGGGCAGCCGGATTTCCTGAAAGAAGCCAATATGGCCCTCAAGCAGGAGTCCCTCGCCGACTGGAAAACCTATCTGCGCGCTCACCTCGTCAATTCGGTGTCTTCGGCCCTGCCCAAGGCATACGTGGATGAGTCGTTCCGCTTTCAGCAGGTGCTGAGCGGGGCCAAGGAGCAGCAGCCCCGCTGGAAGCGCATGCTGCGCGCTACGGATGGTGCCCTGGGCGAAGCCTTCGGCCAGCTGTACGTGGATAAGGCTTTTACCCCGGAAACCAAAGTGAAGGCCCAGGAAATGGTGGCCAACATCAAGGAAGCCATGGGTGAGCACATCCGTGGTCTGGAGTGGATGAGCGCCGCTACCAAGGAAGAAGCCCTGAAAAAGCTGAATGCCTTCACCGTAAAAATCGGCTACCCCGACAAGTGGAAGGACTATTCGGCCCTGAATATCTCGCGTGAGTCGTACCTGAAAAACATGCTGGCCGCCCGCGAGTGGGAGTCGAAAGACAACCTGAGCCGCTACGGCAAGCCCATCGACCGCTCCGTGTGGGGTATGACGCCGCCCACGGTGAATGCCTACTACAACTCGTCGCTGAATGAAATTGTGTTCCCCGCCGGCATCATGCAGCCGCCGTTCTTCGACCCCAAGGCCGACGACGCGGTAAACTACGGTGGTATGGGTGCCGTTATCGGCCACGAAATCACCCACGGCTTCGACGACCGTGGCCGGCAGTCGGATGCCCAGGGCAACCTGCGCGACTGGTGGACCAAGGAAGATGCCGACGAATTCACGAAGCGCGCCGACATGGTGGGCGCCCAGTATTCGGCCTTCCAGCCCCTGGATTCGGTGTTCGTGAACGGTAAGCTGACCATGGGCGAAAACCTGGCCGACTTCGGTGGCCTGGCCCTGGCGTACTCCGCTTTGGAAAAGCAGCTGCAGAAGCAGCACGGCAACGGCCCCCGTCCGCAGTACGACGGTTTCTCGCCTGAACAGCGTTTCTTCCTGGCCTGGGCGCAGGTGTGGCGCACCAATGCCCGCCCGGAGTACATCCGCCAGCAGGTACAGACGGACCCGCACTCGCCGGCGCAGTACCGTACCAACGGCCCGCTGATGAACATGCCCGAGTTCTACGAAGCCTTTGGCTGCAAAGACCAGGGTAAAATGGTGCGCGCTCAGAACGAGCGCGCCCGCATCTGGTAA